The following coding sequences lie in one Treponema socranskii subsp. buccale genomic window:
- a CDS encoding SH3 domain-containing protein, which produces MERKVLMKRFLFLIAICLILTNVNAQKWDYLYDFSKYAGFTEKTYKTVRKANSYDEYGKIIDRVNRDQRFESSKFAYVQDRTNSPFDTFEYMISYESGWISTDDLILADSNVFPDAITTANKNRFEKKWIPTWYNVILNSSRRLEEFSREYAGYYDGSEEDSLTGLCNIIFKNTILIFKTSLALTIFSIKDIRQKNNVYYVNCELKRSAQSHFNEWYKLESFNNLPDLRVRQDALFIVEQNGNRLRLYNGENYKLIIELMQTNQEWIGLMLKYINSEYKNKPSNLKVIEEKLEHPWSNPVTGLYATSVRSGEAAAFSNVAPNKTMIVKENLKLRSGEATTTSVLAIMSAGTRVKILTLGKQATIDGITSNWVQVEVQAGAKDRDGKAIAAGTTGWCFGGYLK; this is translated from the coding sequence ATGGAAAGGAAGGTACTGATGAAAAGGTTTCTATTTTTAATTGCAATATGTTTAATCCTAACAAATGTAAATGCTCAAAAATGGGATTATCTTTATGATTTCTCAAAATATGCGGGATTTACCGAAAAAACATATAAAACCGTTAGAAAGGCAAACAGCTATGATGAATATGGAAAAATCATAGACAGGGTAAATCGCGATCAGAGGTTTGAATCATCAAAATTTGCGTATGTGCAAGACAGAACAAATTCGCCTTTTGATACTTTTGAATATATGATTAGCTATGAAAGCGGCTGGATTTCTACAGACGACCTCATTCTTGCCGATTCAAACGTTTTTCCCGATGCAATAACAACTGCTAATAAAAACCGTTTTGAAAAAAAATGGATTCCAACTTGGTACAATGTTATTCTAAATTCATCTAGGCGGCTTGAAGAATTTTCCCGTGAATACGCAGGATATTATGACGGTTCGGAAGAGGATAGTTTGACCGGACTATGTAACATTATATTTAAGAATACAATTCTTATTTTTAAAACAAGTCTGGCCCTTACAATTTTTTCAATAAAGGATATACGGCAAAAAAATAATGTTTATTATGTAAATTGTGAATTAAAAAGAAGTGCACAGTCGCATTTTAATGAATGGTATAAATTGGAATCTTTTAATAATCTTCCCGACCTTAGGGTACGGCAAGATGCACTATTTATAGTTGAACAGAACGGTAATCGTCTCCGGCTTTATAACGGCGAAAACTATAAACTTATCATTGAGCTTATGCAGACAAATCAGGAGTGGATTGGTTTGATGCTAAAATACATCAATTCGGAATATAAAAATAAACCGTCAAACTTAAAAGTAATTGAAGAAAAGTTGGAACACCCTTGGTCAAATCCCGTAACGGGACTTTATGCTACTTCCGTACGGTCGGGTGAGGCTGCCGCTTTTTCCAACGTCGCCCCAAACAAAACTATGATTGTCAAAGAAAACCTCAAACTTCGAAGCGGAGAAGCGACAACCACTTCCGTTCTCGCTATAATGTCTGCCGGAACAAGGGTCAAAATCCTAACGCTTGGAAAGCAGGCGACCATCGACGGCATTACAAGCAATTGGGTGCAAGTGGAAGTGCAGGCAGGCGCGAAAGACAGGGACGGGAAAGCTATAGCTGCGGGGACAACGGGCTGGTGTTTTGGGGGGTATTTGAAGTAG
- a CDS encoding M23 family metallopeptidase: MKKQCFLPNYDDIVTVSKNSETIIEGVKHCHFIVNNTMYLVPQDTVDANKTNLLKEFMEECETVNFGKNVLTTNSVCPTDKLIIDNVEQQNIKAYKKALRTRLQEKAPELVGYVHDEEINTGYNIYANEENTSFYKLLDGYLKRTVSLHPLEWDFEKIRNDKVCETRGKAPVNEHACCDIFADLRKADEKTFKTNSFYFACAPYFYNKMEALGLLFRNPYEGKTYRELLNGVLDPIDGVNIDTAKVISNPGMTTLYDAKKDSGKAFVGYNGVKYSGVNGFFNAQYLPYHRGYTEYWHEGIDFRGKTGATIVSLVYGTVLRCGKRANNDEGFIIIQSKEDEQLFYLALHVDRTTIKVKDGEAVYPGMALGQTVFLPDSKGKNVSHLHVSVIKLPEGVKAVSPTGVIMPRVNTFPVWGQEHTKNQEIWKNMINPFNYTDPIPWKGRY; this comes from the coding sequence TTGAAAAAGCAATGTTTCCTGCCGAATTATGACGACATTGTAACGGTATCGAAGAACAGCGAAACGATTATTGAAGGGGTAAAACACTGTCATTTTATTGTGAATAATACTATGTATTTAGTCCCCCAAGATACGGTGGATGCGAACAAGACAAATTTATTAAAAGAGTTTATGGAGGAATGTGAAACCGTCAATTTCGGTAAAAACGTACTGACGACAAATTCCGTATGCCCGACAGATAAGTTGATAATCGACAATGTGGAACAGCAAAACATAAAAGCGTATAAAAAAGCACTTCGTACACGGCTGCAGGAAAAAGCGCCGGAGTTGGTGGGGTATGTGCATGATGAAGAGATAAATACCGGTTACAATATCTATGCGAATGAAGAAAATACGTCATTTTATAAATTACTGGACGGGTATTTGAAGCGAACCGTAAGCTTACATCCGCTCGAATGGGATTTTGAAAAGATACGGAACGATAAGGTTTGTGAAACGCGGGGGAAAGCACCGGTAAATGAACATGCATGCTGCGATATTTTTGCAGACTTGCGAAAGGCGGATGAAAAGACCTTTAAGACGAACAGTTTTTATTTTGCCTGTGCACCGTATTTTTATAATAAGATGGAAGCGTTAGGTTTGTTGTTTCGGAATCCGTATGAGGGAAAAACGTATCGGGAACTGCTGAATGGCGTTTTAGACCCGATTGACGGGGTGAATATAGATACGGCAAAAGTAATTTCAAATCCGGGAATGACAACTTTGTATGACGCCAAAAAGGATTCAGGGAAGGCATTTGTTGGATATAACGGTGTAAAGTATTCAGGTGTAAACGGATTCTTTAATGCACAATATTTACCCTATCATCGCGGCTACACGGAATATTGGCATGAAGGGATTGATTTTAGAGGCAAGACAGGTGCAACGATAGTTTCTCTTGTTTATGGAACCGTATTGCGATGTGGAAAAAGAGCGAATAATGACGAGGGATTCATCATAATTCAATCTAAGGAAGATGAACAGTTGTTCTATCTTGCGCTTCATGTTGATCGTACGACTATAAAAGTAAAAGACGGCGAAGCGGTGTATCCGGGGATGGCGCTCGGTCAAACGGTTTTTCTGCCGGATAGTAAAGGCAAAAATGTTTCACATTTGCATGTGAGTGTAATAAAACTGCCGGAAGGAGTGAAGGCGGTATCACCGACTGGTGTAATCATGCCTCGTGTAAATACATTTCCTGTTTGGGGACAGGAACATACGAAAAATCAGGAAATATGGAAAAATATGATAAATCCGTTTAATTATACTGATCCAATACCATGGAAAGGAAGGTACTGA
- a CDS encoding adenylate kinase, with translation MNFIFLGPPGAGKGSLAVKVAREYKIPHISTGDIFRAAIKNQTELGKKVKSIIDSGGLVSDDITCALVKERLEADDTQGGFILDGFPRTLAQAEAFTKICDDVRVVNFVIKDEEVIKRLSTRRVCKKCGTNFNVLTLPPKKEGVCDNCGGELYQRDDDKQESILHRIDVYREQTEPLIDFYRTRGKLTDIDGAVQTAQLLNEFKKAFPKK, from the coding sequence ATGAATTTCATCTTTTTAGGGCCTCCGGGAGCGGGCAAAGGCTCTCTCGCCGTCAAAGTCGCACGAGAGTACAAGATTCCGCATATTTCGACGGGCGATATTTTCCGCGCAGCGATCAAAAATCAAACGGAACTCGGGAAAAAAGTCAAAAGCATCATCGACTCGGGCGGCTTGGTCAGCGACGATATCACATGCGCGCTCGTAAAAGAACGGCTCGAAGCGGACGACACGCAAGGCGGCTTTATCCTCGACGGATTTCCGCGTACCCTCGCACAGGCCGAAGCGTTTACGAAAATCTGCGACGACGTAAGGGTCGTCAATTTCGTTATCAAAGATGAAGAAGTCATCAAGCGCCTTTCGACGCGGCGCGTCTGCAAAAAATGCGGAACGAACTTCAACGTGCTCACGCTGCCGCCGAAAAAAGAAGGCGTCTGCGACAACTGCGGCGGCGAACTCTATCAGCGGGACGACGATAAACAGGAATCGATTTTGCACCGCATAGACGTATACCGCGAACAGACCGAACCGCTTATCGATTTTTACCGCACGAGGGGAAAGCTCACCGACATAGACGGCGCCGTTCAAACGGCACAGTTATTAAACGAATTCAAAAAAGCGTTTCCGAAAAAATGA
- a CDS encoding glycerate kinase family protein, with the protein MKKIVLIPDSFKGTMSSAEICGIMEKAIKKFYPETNVIRIPVADGGEGSVDAFLTAVGGKKITVSADDPYFNKMDAFYGKLSDGKTGVIEMAACAGLPLVEDRRNPEKTTTFGVGALILRAIEDGCTKLIMGLGGSATNDGGCGAAAACGVKFIDKTGKEFIPTGGTLCDIEHIDSSGLHPSLKGIEIVTMCDIDNPLYGETGAAYVFGPQKGADEKAVQRLDSGLRSLARIVERDLHKDAALMPGAGAAGGMGYGMNVFFDSKLQMGIETVLDTVKFDELVKDADCVFSGEGKIDTQSLRGKVVIGIARRTKKAGVPLIAVVGDIGDDIEAAYDTGVSAVFSINRVAVDYSRAKLRAKSDLRLTVENIMRFIECIKARA; encoded by the coding sequence ATGAAAAAAATCGTACTGATCCCCGATTCATTTAAAGGCACGATGAGTTCCGCAGAGATATGCGGCATCATGGAAAAAGCGATAAAAAAATTTTATCCCGAAACGAACGTCATACGCATTCCCGTTGCAGATGGCGGTGAAGGCAGCGTAGACGCCTTTCTCACCGCAGTCGGCGGAAAAAAAATCACCGTATCCGCGGACGATCCCTATTTTAACAAAATGGATGCGTTTTACGGAAAGCTTTCCGACGGAAAAACGGGCGTCATCGAAATGGCTGCCTGCGCGGGGCTTCCCCTCGTCGAAGACAGGCGCAATCCCGAAAAGACGACGACGTTCGGAGTGGGCGCTCTCATTCTTCGCGCAATCGAAGACGGCTGTACGAAACTCATCATGGGGCTCGGAGGAAGCGCGACGAACGACGGCGGCTGCGGAGCGGCTGCGGCATGCGGCGTAAAGTTTATCGATAAAACCGGAAAAGAATTCATTCCGACGGGCGGCACGCTCTGCGACATCGAACATATCGACTCGTCCGGTTTGCATCCATCGCTCAAGGGCATCGAAATCGTTACGATGTGCGACATCGACAATCCGCTCTACGGAGAGACGGGAGCCGCATACGTTTTCGGTCCGCAAAAGGGCGCCGACGAAAAAGCGGTACAAAGGCTCGATTCGGGACTCCGCAGCCTCGCCCGAATCGTCGAACGCGATCTGCACAAAGACGCTGCTCTCATGCCCGGCGCGGGAGCTGCCGGCGGCATGGGCTACGGCATGAACGTATTTTTCGATTCAAAGCTGCAGATGGGTATCGAAACGGTGCTCGACACGGTGAAATTCGACGAACTCGTCAAAGACGCGGACTGCGTTTTTTCGGGCGAAGGAAAAATCGACACGCAGAGCCTGCGCGGAAAAGTCGTCATCGGCATCGCGCGCCGTACGAAAAAGGCGGGAGTGCCGCTCATCGCGGTCGTCGGCGATATCGGAGACGACATCGAAGCGGCCTACGACACGGGCGTATCGGCAGTCTTCAGCATAAACCGTGTCGCAGTCGACTACAGCCGCGCAAAGCTTCGCGCCAAAAGCGATCTTCGGCTCACGGTCGAAAACATCATGCGCTTTATCGAATGCATAAAAGCGCGAGCCTGA
- a CDS encoding L-lactate dehydrogenase — protein sequence MSVVNARKIGVIGCGFVGASSAFALMESGLYSEMVLIDADQNKAEGEALDISHGLPFASPMKIYAGSYDDIRDASIVVVTAGAGQKPGETRLDLVKKNVAIFKSIIPEIAKRDFQGVLLIVANPVDILTYTAVKLSGLPENRVFGSGTVLDTARLKYLLGEHLSVDSRSVHAFIIGEHGDSEIAAWSCANVSGIKLDRFCDMRGFHEHEDSMRRIAEEVKNSAYEIIEKKKATYYGVAMAVRRICQAISRDEKSILPVSTIQHGAFGIEGVALSMPAVVGKDGVETQVPLELDEKEREALLQSAGTLKKVIDESVCL from the coding sequence ATGAGTGTTGTCAACGCGAGAAAAATAGGTGTTATCGGATGCGGATTTGTCGGCGCATCGTCGGCGTTCGCATTGATGGAAAGCGGTCTGTATTCGGAAATGGTTTTAATCGATGCGGATCAAAATAAAGCCGAAGGCGAAGCGCTCGACATAAGCCACGGGCTTCCCTTTGCAAGTCCGATGAAAATATATGCGGGCTCATACGACGACATACGCGATGCGTCGATCGTCGTCGTGACGGCGGGCGCGGGGCAAAAGCCGGGAGAGACGCGGCTCGATCTCGTAAAAAAGAACGTTGCGATTTTCAAATCGATTATTCCGGAAATCGCAAAACGGGATTTTCAGGGCGTACTGCTCATCGTCGCAAATCCCGTCGATATTTTAACGTATACGGCGGTAAAGCTTTCGGGGTTGCCGGAAAACCGTGTGTTCGGTTCGGGTACCGTTCTCGATACGGCGCGGCTGAAATATCTTTTGGGCGAACACTTGAGCGTCGACAGTAGAAGCGTCCACGCCTTTATCATAGGTGAACACGGAGACAGCGAAATCGCCGCGTGGAGCTGTGCGAACGTTTCGGGCATCAAGCTCGACCGCTTTTGCGATATGCGGGGTTTTCACGAACATGAAGATTCCATGCGCAGGATCGCCGAAGAGGTCAAAAACAGCGCGTACGAAATCATCGAAAAAAAGAAAGCGACGTATTACGGCGTGGCGATGGCGGTCAGGCGCATCTGTCAGGCGATCAGCCGCGACGAAAAATCGATTTTGCCGGTATCGACGATACAACACGGCGCTTTCGGAATCGAAGGTGTTGCGCTGAGTATGCCCGCTGTCGTCGGAAAGGATGGAGTGGAAACGCAGGTGCCGCTCGAACTCGATGAAAAAGAAAGGGAAGCGCTTTTGCAGTCGGCGGGGACGCTTAAAAAAGTCATCGACGAATCGGTGTGTCTGTAA